One Actinomadura viridis genomic region harbors:
- a CDS encoding CoA-transferase subunit beta, with protein MSTGTATRAEVCAAACADLFRGDGEIVAAAVSGMVPALGARLARLTFEPGLLTTDGGPLLTAEPVPLGAPAGDVEGWLPFRDHLWLVLNGRRHVVLGASQMDRYGNSNISCIGDWERPRSQLLGVRGAPGNTKVNTTSYWIPKHSRRVFTEKVDFVSGIGQDRGAHDLRAVVTNLAVLDFATPDRRLRLRSAHPGVSAEEIAESTGFDLVIPGEVPETRVPTGEELRIMREVLDPRGLREREVPS; from the coding sequence ATGAGCACGGGAACGGCGACCCGGGCCGAGGTCTGCGCGGCCGCGTGCGCCGACCTCTTCCGGGGGGACGGCGAGATCGTGGCGGCGGCGGTCAGCGGGATGGTGCCCGCGCTCGGCGCCCGGCTGGCGCGGCTCACCTTCGAGCCGGGCCTGCTGACGACCGACGGCGGGCCGCTGCTGACCGCCGAGCCCGTCCCGCTGGGCGCCCCGGCCGGTGACGTGGAGGGCTGGCTGCCGTTCCGCGACCACCTGTGGCTGGTGCTGAACGGGCGGCGGCACGTGGTGCTGGGGGCCAGCCAGATGGACCGGTACGGCAACTCCAACATCTCCTGCATCGGGGACTGGGAGCGGCCCAGGTCGCAGCTGCTCGGGGTGCGCGGCGCCCCCGGCAACACCAAGGTCAACACCACCAGCTACTGGATCCCCAAGCACTCCCGCCGGGTCTTCACCGAGAAGGTCGACTTCGTGAGCGGCATCGGCCAGGACAGAGGCGCCCACGACCTCCGCGCGGTGGTCACGAACCTGGCGGTGCTCGACTTCGCCACCCCCGACCGCCGGCTAAGGCTGCGCTCGGCGCACCCGGGGGTGAGCGCGGAGGAGATCGCCGAGAGCACCGGGTTCGACCTGGTGATCCCCGGCGAGGTCCCCGAGACGCGCGTCCCCACCGGCGAGGAGCTGCGGATCATGCGCGAGGTGCTCGACCCCCGCGGGCTGCGGGAGCGCGAGGTCCCCTCGTGA
- a CDS encoding CoA transferase subunit A has protein sequence MDIDEVVGSLESGMTIGIGGWGSRRKPMALVRAICRSDLTDLTVVSYGGPDVGLLCAYGKAKAVVAPFVTLDSVPLEPHFRAARQAGAVAFTEYDEGMFMFGLYAAAHRLPFLPTPAGLGSDVLKVNPHLRTVRSPYHDGPEDGGELIAVPPLKMDAALVHMNRADRRGNAQYLGPDPYMDDLFAKAAGRTYVSCERIVETAGLLKEGPLQSLLISRSHVAGVVETPGGAHFTLGEPDHGRDERFQRLYVESASDPEKWAAFRDRFLSGDEAAYQAAVRAWREGER, from the coding sequence GGCGCTGGTCCGCGCGATCTGCCGTTCCGACCTGACCGACCTGACCGTGGTCTCCTACGGCGGGCCCGACGTCGGGCTGCTGTGCGCGTACGGCAAGGCGAAGGCCGTGGTGGCCCCGTTCGTGACCCTCGACTCGGTGCCGCTGGAGCCGCACTTCCGCGCGGCGCGGCAGGCGGGCGCGGTCGCGTTCACCGAGTACGACGAGGGCATGTTCATGTTCGGGCTGTACGCGGCGGCGCACCGGCTGCCGTTCCTGCCCACCCCGGCGGGGCTCGGCTCGGACGTCCTCAAGGTCAACCCGCACCTGCGCACCGTCCGGTCGCCCTACCACGACGGCCCCGAGGACGGCGGGGAGCTCATCGCCGTCCCGCCGCTGAAGATGGACGCCGCCCTCGTCCACATGAACCGGGCCGACCGCCGCGGCAACGCCCAGTACCTCGGGCCCGACCCGTACATGGACGACCTGTTCGCCAAGGCCGCCGGGCGCACCTACGTCTCGTGCGAGCGGATCGTCGAGACGGCCGGGCTGCTGAAGGAGGGTCCCCTGCAGTCCCTGCTGATCAGCCGGTCGCACGTGGCCGGGGTGGTGGAGACGCCGGGCGGCGCCCATTTCACCCTCGGCGAGCCCGACCACGGCCGGGACGAGAGGTTCCAGAGGCTCTACGTCGAATCGGCCTCCGATCCGGAGAAGTGGGCGGCCTTCCGCGACCGCTTCCTGTCCGGCGACGAGGCCGCGTACCAGGCGGCCGTGCGGGCGTGGCGGGAAGGGGAGCGATGA